From the genome of Plectropomus leopardus isolate mb chromosome 4, YSFRI_Pleo_2.0, whole genome shotgun sequence:
AAGAGACAAGGAAATtataaacaaaagttaaaattagTGACTGAAAGgttttgtgtgcttgtgttgttaATTAGAGGCTTTTGCCTGTTAAGCTCTTTTTATTACACAAATCAAATTCAGAAAAAGTTTCAAACTATCTCCAGAATTTTAATATGACAAATGCAATTGAATACCATATTTAACATAGAAGCTAAATCATTTTATCTGAACAACAGTTGACATACCACTTGCACAATCTCTGCTTTGCGTTCATTCTCTGCACGACGTTTCAagttttcttctctcctttttctcttttcctgtaAAGCcagaaaatatagaataaatgaaaaaaaatgtgcaaatattttaGCTTTACAGGGGATTAATTCTTCCACAGCTTTAGCTGACCTCTTTCTGTCTGGATTTCTCCTCTTTAAGCTGCAAAGAATACTGTTTCACCAGCTGCTTCTCACGCTTGGCCTCCATCTTCTTCTCCCAGGATGAGCACAGCTGTTTATCTCTGACCAGTGCAGAaaacctaaaatacaaaatcagaGCAGGTTATTATATAACACAAGATGCTTTGTATCAGTGCCTTGTATTCAGTTTGCATCTTGTGTAAAGAAAGGATGCACTGATCCATCGTTTTTCTccctaagaaaaaaaatctgtatctaATCTTTTCAGTATCCTACAGTGTAAGGcaaataaatgttatatatcGAATTATACttctaaatactttttaatgccacCGGAATTGATATTTGAGATCAACTTCGTAAACAGTTataggttaaaagaaaaaaaaaacatgtaccaacctttttttttacagtgttaatTTTGCTCAAACATTTACTGttacatgaaacatttttggccaagtgaaaaatgtcagatttggTCAGACCTGTGGAAATAGCCAGCATTTAGTGGTGATTTCTTATTAGTGATTTTGTGCCCTCAATCTGTGCCcttatcacaatacttaagtcaCAATGCCccataatattttatgttgtatcgtggggcctctggtgattcccacttcttctacactgtaaaatctgacaagccgatttgactttaaaaataagatCTGGGAAACATATTGCCttaaaaaatttaagtaaatataactatttatcttactttatatgtattattaaagttacttaaaattgagttatatttacttaatcttatgaagttgttgcaacagaaaaatcaacaagtttaattaaatcaatctttctatgTTATAGTAACTTCAATAAACCAAGTATATTGCATTCTACATTGGCTAAATCAATTTTTGTCACAATCAAGTAAGTCAGactaagttttttttatattttattttacttatacttaaagaacaaggtaatttcacttgtaaTGTTCAACTTGCAACAACNNNNNNNNNNNNNNNNNNNNNNNNNNNNNNNNNNNNNNNNNNNNNNNNNNNNNNNNNNNNNNNNNNNNNNNNNNNNNNNNNNNNNNNNNNNNNNNNNNNNNNNNNNNNNNNNNNNNNNNNNNNNNNNNNNNNNNNNNNNNNNNNNNNNNNNNNNNNNNNNNNNNNNNNNNNNNNNNNNNNNNNNNNNNNNNNNNNNNNNNNNNNNNNNNNNNNNNNNNNNNNNNNNNNNNNNNNNNNNNNNNNNNNNNNNNNNNNNNNNNNNNNNNNNNNNNNNNNNNNNNNNNNNNNNNNNNNNNNNNNNNNNNNNNNNNNNNNNNNNNNNNNNNNNNNNNNNNNNNNNNNNNNNNNNNNNNNNNNNNNNNNNNNNNNNNNNNNNNNNNNNNNNNNNNNNNNNNNNNNNNNNNNNNNNNNNNNNNNNNNNNNNNNNNNNNNNNNNNNNNNNNNNNNNNNNNNNNNNNNNNNNNNNNNNNNNNNNNNNNNNNNNNNNNNNNNNNNNNNNNatggcaaaaatgtcaaaatatgccatgtccaaaaaacagccgaaaaccacatgaaaccacataaaatatcgTGCTGACACATGCCATAGtgaaggattttgcaaaaaccacctaaaacaccataaaatagcatgttgaaaaatccagcagaaaagcaaggctatagtatggtaaaaatgtcaaactatgacCTGTCGGGGCCCCTCGTGGCTTTGTGGAGAGCTCCACGTAAAGAGGCTGTGTCTTCACTGCAGCAGCCGCgagtttgattccagcctgGGCCCTTTGCTCCATGTCAGCCCACCTCTCTccttcacacttgtgctgtcctatcagtcagtcagttagtcagtcagtcattttctgtaaccgctagtcctcgtaagggtcgcggggggccgtcatcgggcggaaggcagggtacaccctggacagttcgccagactatcgcagggccgacacatatagacgaacaaccatacacactcacagtcacacataaGGGCAATtcagagtcaccaattaacctgagctgcatgtctttggactgtgggaggaagcctgtcctatcaattaaaggcaaaaacgcccaaaaaatatcttttttaaaaaaaaaaaagacctgtccaaaaacagctgaaaaccacattgaaCCACAAAAAATAGCTTAcagaggcacgccatagcataggattttgcaaaaatgacctaaaacaccataaaatagcatgttgaaaaatccaccacaaatgcaaggcaaaaatgtcaaaataaacaaaaaaacagctggaaaccacattaaaccacataaaatagcatgctgagacacgtcTTAGAAAtgggttttgcaaaaacaacctaaaacaccataaaatagcatgttgaaagacccaccaaaaatgcatggatgtagcatggcaaaaaattcacaatataacaaaagatgaaaacaacattaaaccacattaaatagtgcgctgagacacggcatagcatagtatgttgcacaaaacagcatgttggaaaatcca
Proteins encoded in this window:
- the LOC121942541 gene encoding coiled-coil domain-containing protein 86-like, whose protein sequence is MEAKREKQLVKQYSLQLKEEKSRQKEEKRKRREENLKRRAENERKAEIVQVIKNTTKIKRMKKKQLRKIEKRDTLALLQKSQKQSVKAKGQKSHKIDQNLT